The Henckelia pumila isolate YLH828 chromosome 2, ASM3356847v2, whole genome shotgun sequence genome includes a window with the following:
- the LOC140880814 gene encoding uncharacterized protein — MDAKKFMQLLEEKQKRVLAKKEAPLKWEQKLEAAAAAICKADAEAKETRSKVSKHKRRSVSISDSDNSDTDTDSESYERRRKRTKKSHKRQKKHNHYDFGDHEKRKDKKSRRKLKRRSSGSDDSSDEYDSDSGEERKKRRHKRQRNVSPTDYTVTDSSSDEDDDPVRKRSHSRHHKHHQRTNSSLTDSSSDDDDAVQKSSNARHSKHHQRFHSKHHQLSLSHGDSSDSDRHRHGRRSRSVDKSCDDDNHDGKSRIERKKNCGRHHHHHRHRNGHSHSDELPPENNEAQPQLNLNGKHLENGSGDADLNGHVNACPQIS; from the coding sequence ATGGATGCCAAAAAATTTATGCAGTTGCTTGAGGAGAAACAAAAGAGAGTTTTGGCCAAGAAAGAAGCCCCTCTGAAATGGGAACAGAAACTTGAAGCTGCTGCTGCTGCAATATGCAAAGCTGATGCTGAAGCGAAGGAAACGAGATCGAAAGTGTCCAAGCACAAAAGGAGATCAGTTTCAATCTCAGATAGTGATAATAGCGATACTGATACTGATAGTGAGAGCTATGAACGGAGGAGAAAGAGGACTAAGAAATCCCACAAGAGGCAAAAGAAGCACAACCATTATGACTTTGGCGACCATGAAAAGAGGAAGGACAAGAAATCTAGGCGGAAGCTAAAGAGACGTTCATCTGGTTCTGATGATAGCAGTGATGAATATGACAGTGATTCAGGAGAGGAGAGGAAGAAGAGACGACATAAAAGACAGAGGAATGTTTCACCCACAGATTATACTGTTACTGACTCTTCTagtgatgaagatgatgatccTGTCAGAAAGAGGAGCCATTCCCGACATCACAAACATCACCAACGAACGAATTCAAGCCTGACAGATTCTTCAagtgatgatgatgatgctgTCCAGAAAAGTAGTAATGCGAGGCACTCCAAACATCACCAACGATTCCACTCCAAACATCACCAACTGTCCCTTAGCCATGGTGACTCATCAGACTCTGATAGACACAGACATGGCAGAAGAAGCAGATCAGTTGACAAATCATGTGATGATGATAACCATGATGGAAAAAGTAGAATAGAGAGGAAAAAGAACTGTGGTCgacaccaccaccaccaccgccATCGCAATGGGCATAGCCACTCGGACGAGCTGCCACCGGAGAATAATGAAGCACAACCACAGTTAAATCTAAATGGCAAACATCTTGAAAATGGTTCCGGAGACGCTGATCTGAATGGCCATGTGAATGCATGTCCTCAGATCAGTTAA